Proteins from one Arthrobacter sp. DNA4 genomic window:
- a CDS encoding thymidylate synthase — protein MSIPTPYEDLLRDVLATGTHKSDRTGTGTTSVFGRQIRFDLSKSFPLITTKRVHFKSVAVELLWFLRGETNIKWMTDQGVTIWNEWADADGDLGPVYGVQWRSWPTPDGGHIDQIAELIENLKSNPDSRRHIVSAWNVSELNDMALPPCHAFFQFYVANGKLSCQLYQRSADMFLGVPFNIASYALLTCMVAQQVGLEPGEFVWTGGDVHIYENHMDQVLKQLEREPYEYPQLKITRKPASIFDYTLEDFDVVGYQHHPTIKAPIAV, from the coding sequence GTGAGCATCCCAACGCCTTATGAAGACCTCCTGCGCGATGTCCTGGCCACCGGCACCCATAAATCGGACCGCACGGGCACCGGAACCACCAGCGTTTTCGGGCGCCAGATCCGCTTTGACCTTTCGAAGAGCTTCCCGCTGATCACCACCAAGCGGGTCCATTTCAAGTCCGTGGCGGTTGAGCTCCTGTGGTTCCTGCGCGGCGAGACCAACATCAAGTGGATGACGGACCAGGGCGTCACCATCTGGAACGAGTGGGCGGACGCGGACGGCGACCTTGGCCCTGTCTACGGCGTGCAGTGGCGCAGTTGGCCCACCCCGGACGGCGGCCACATCGACCAGATCGCCGAACTCATCGAGAACCTGAAGTCGAATCCAGACTCGCGCAGGCACATCGTGTCCGCGTGGAACGTCTCCGAACTCAACGACATGGCACTCCCGCCCTGCCACGCGTTCTTCCAGTTCTACGTGGCCAACGGCAAGCTCTCCTGCCAGCTCTACCAGCGCTCCGCTGACATGTTCCTGGGCGTCCCCTTCAACATCGCCTCCTATGCGCTGCTCACCTGCATGGTCGCCCAGCAGGTGGGCCTTGAGCCCGGCGAATTCGTGTGGACAGGCGGTGACGTGCACATCTACGAGAACCACATGGACCAGGTCCTCAAGCAGCTGGAACGCGAGCCCTACGAGTACCCGCAGCTGAAGATCACCCGCAAGCCGGCCTCGATCTTCGACTACACGCTGGAGGACTTCGACGTGGTGGGCTACCAGCACCACCCCACGATCAAGGCGCCGATCGCCGTATGA
- a CDS encoding dihydrofolate reductase, which yields MSTENFTDPQSFTEELAASITGVGLVWAQTSDGVIGKDGDMPWHLPEDLKHFTRLTSGHPVIMGRKTWLSFPDKYRPLPGRTNIVITRQKSWANTPEAEGAVVVPSLDDALLESQFVDGGETVWILGGGEVFRQSTELANVAVVTTIDVKADGDTFAPELGASWEATASVPPDGWLTAANGTRYRFTKWSRTEG from the coding sequence ATGAGCACCGAAAACTTCACTGATCCCCAGTCCTTTACGGAGGAGCTGGCTGCCTCGATCACCGGCGTCGGCCTGGTCTGGGCGCAGACCTCCGACGGTGTGATCGGCAAGGACGGTGACATGCCCTGGCACCTCCCCGAGGACCTCAAACACTTCACCCGCCTCACCAGCGGCCATCCGGTCATCATGGGCCGGAAGACCTGGCTGTCGTTCCCGGACAAGTACCGCCCGCTGCCCGGGCGCACGAACATTGTCATCACCCGGCAGAAAAGCTGGGCCAACACGCCCGAGGCGGAGGGCGCCGTTGTGGTCCCCTCCCTTGATGACGCGCTCCTTGAGTCGCAGTTCGTCGACGGCGGCGAGACCGTCTGGATCCTGGGCGGCGGTGAGGTCTTCCGCCAGTCCACCGAGCTCGCCAACGTCGCGGTGGTCACCACCATCGATGTGAAGGCCGACGGCGACACGTTCGCCCCGGAGCTCGGGGCCAGCTGGGAGGCCACCGCCTCCGTCCCGCCGGACGGCTGGCTCACGGCCGCCAACGGCACACGCTACCGATTCACCAAATGGTCACGGACCGAGGGCTAG
- a CDS encoding NF038396 family protein produces the protein MLKKPETLFVLGYMLLPLLALLSAIVGLTMILGGNKIAGAIVLVVVTQVFTFGAFFALRARKAAVLEQSDQS, from the coding sequence ATGCTGAAGAAACCGGAAACCCTGTTCGTCCTGGGCTACATGCTGCTGCCCCTGCTGGCGCTGCTGTCCGCGATCGTGGGACTGACCATGATCCTGGGAGGCAACAAGATCGCCGGAGCCATCGTGCTGGTGGTGGTCACGCAGGTGTTCACCTTCGGGGCGTTCTTCGCGCTGCGCGCGCGGAAGGCGGCCGTCCTGGAGCAGTCAGACCAGAGCTAG
- the asd gene encoding aspartate-semialdehyde dehydrogenase, translated as MTTAATPSVGLVGWRGMVGSVLMQRMQDEGDFANINPVFFSTSNAGGAAPSFADGAGKLENAFDLDTLAKLPIIVTAQGGDYTKQVHGELRSRGWDGLWIDAASTLRMNDDSIIVLDPINRDVIDKGLVNGTKDFIGGNCTVSCMLMGLGGLFKNGLVEWGTSMTYQAASGGGARHMRELLSQFGTLNAEVSTELDDPASAILDIDRKVLAHQRTDIDATQFGVPLAGSLIPWIDADLGNGQSKEEWKAGVETNKILGTSDENHVIMDGLCVRIGAMRSHSQALTLKLREDLSVAEIEKLLDEDNQWAKVVPNTKEASMAELTPVAASGTLDIPVGRIRKMEMGPQYISAFTVGDQLLWGAAEPLRRMLNIATGNL; from the coding sequence ATGACTACAGCAGCTACCCCTTCCGTCGGCCTGGTCGGATGGCGCGGCATGGTCGGTTCCGTCCTGATGCAGCGCATGCAGGACGAGGGCGACTTCGCCAACATCAACCCGGTGTTCTTCTCCACCTCCAACGCGGGAGGTGCCGCGCCGTCGTTCGCCGACGGTGCCGGCAAGCTCGAGAACGCGTTCGACCTCGACACTTTGGCGAAGCTGCCCATTATCGTCACCGCCCAGGGCGGGGACTACACCAAGCAGGTCCACGGCGAGCTGCGCAGCCGCGGCTGGGACGGCCTCTGGATCGACGCCGCCTCAACCCTCCGCATGAACGACGACTCGATCATCGTGCTGGACCCCATCAACCGCGACGTCATCGACAAGGGCCTGGTCAACGGCACCAAGGACTTCATCGGCGGCAACTGCACCGTGTCCTGCATGCTCATGGGCCTCGGCGGCCTGTTCAAGAACGGCCTGGTGGAGTGGGGTACCTCCATGACCTACCAGGCAGCCTCCGGCGGCGGCGCCCGGCACATGCGTGAGCTGCTCAGCCAGTTCGGCACGCTCAACGCCGAGGTCAGCACGGAACTGGACGACCCGGCGTCGGCCATCCTGGACATTGACCGCAAGGTCCTGGCCCACCAGCGCACCGACATCGACGCCACCCAGTTCGGCGTCCCCCTGGCCGGCTCCCTGATCCCCTGGATCGATGCGGACCTGGGCAACGGACAGTCCAAGGAAGAGTGGAAGGCCGGGGTTGAGACCAACAAGATCCTGGGCACCTCCGACGAAAACCACGTGATCATGGACGGCCTCTGCGTCCGCATCGGCGCCATGCGCTCCCACTCACAGGCCCTGACGCTGAAGCTCCGTGAGGACCTTTCCGTGGCCGAAATCGAGAAGCTACTGGACGAGGACAACCAGTGGGCCAAGGTGGTTCCCAACACCAAGGAAGCCTCCATGGCGGAATTGACCCCGGTGGCCGCTTCCGGCACCCTGGACATCCCGGTGGGCCGAATCCGCAAGATGGAGATGGGCCCGCAGTACATCAGCGCCTTCACCGTGGGCGACCAGCTCCTCTGGGGCGCCGCCGAGCCGCTGCGCCGCATGCTCAACATCGCCACCGGCAACCTGTAG
- a CDS encoding winged helix DNA-binding domain-containing protein: MAASGALRDSRMVGRLRLVSQRLAGMEATSVPELVRWMTAMQAQDLPAALWAVGVRVPGAGITDVRAAIDAGTVVRSWPMRGTLHLVAAGDLRWMLDLTAERLTRSIAGRHRQLEITWADVEKARDLALEHISAEGPVSRAALFKVFDDGGQPTQGQRGIHLLASLCTAGWCWGHWYNQQLIAAFDEWIPSSRSLEREEALVEFLLRYFRSHGPATLRDFAWWTQLPLTEVRTAFEHVRCELVELEFEGTSYWLSPEVAELLDSGVPGGRSVHLLPGFDEFVLGYTDRSLVLSPEHSDLIVPGGNGVFKKTVVAAGKVVGTWALKGTGPGAAVVPELFDEARPLGPTAQAALAKDGRRYATFLAT, translated from the coding sequence ATGGCTGCATCTGGTGCCCTGCGCGACAGCAGGATGGTCGGCAGGCTCCGGCTGGTGTCCCAGCGGCTCGCCGGGATGGAGGCCACCTCTGTGCCGGAGCTGGTCCGGTGGATGACCGCCATGCAGGCGCAGGACCTGCCGGCGGCACTGTGGGCGGTCGGGGTCCGGGTGCCCGGGGCGGGAATCACCGATGTCCGGGCGGCCATCGACGCCGGCACAGTGGTGCGGTCCTGGCCGATGCGCGGGACGCTGCACCTCGTGGCTGCCGGGGACCTGCGCTGGATGCTGGACCTCACGGCCGAACGGCTCACCAGGAGCATCGCGGGCCGCCACCGGCAGCTGGAGATTACGTGGGCGGACGTGGAGAAGGCCCGCGACCTGGCGCTGGAACACATCTCGGCCGAGGGTCCCGTCAGCCGCGCCGCACTGTTCAAGGTGTTCGACGACGGAGGCCAGCCGACCCAGGGCCAGCGGGGGATCCATCTCCTGGCTTCGTTGTGCACGGCTGGCTGGTGCTGGGGCCACTGGTACAACCAGCAGCTGATCGCGGCGTTTGATGAGTGGATCCCCTCCTCCCGGAGCCTGGAGCGGGAGGAGGCTCTGGTCGAGTTCCTGCTGCGGTACTTCCGGAGCCACGGCCCGGCCACCCTCCGGGACTTCGCTTGGTGGACGCAGCTGCCGCTGACCGAGGTCCGCACGGCGTTTGAGCACGTCCGGTGCGAGCTGGTGGAGCTTGAGTTCGAGGGGACCAGCTACTGGCTGTCCCCGGAGGTGGCGGAGCTCCTGGACTCCGGCGTGCCCGGCGGCCGGTCTGTCCACCTGCTGCCGGGTTTTGATGAGTTTGTCCTGGGCTACACGGACCGCAGCCTCGTCCTGTCGCCGGAGCATTCCGACCTGATCGTGCCCGGCGGGAACGGTGTCTTCAAGAAGACGGTGGTTGCCGCGGGGAAGGTGGTTGGCACCTGGGCGCTGAAGGGCACCGGGCCGGGTGCCGCCGTCGTACCCGAACTCTTCGACGAAGCCCGGCCGCTTGGCCCGACGGCGCAGGCAGCCCTGGCCAAGGACGGCCGCCGCTACGCGACGTTCCTGGCCACCTGA
- a CDS encoding UDP-N-acetylmuramate dehydrogenase, whose translation MTPTLLSSLTTSAVGGPAGKFIEARTEAEIIDAVRTADAAGEQVLIISGGSNLLVSDDGYPGTVVKIASEGFTVNAEDSCGGVAVVVQAYHNWDKLVEHAVRHAWSGIEALSGIPGSTGATPVQNVGAYGAEVSQTIAAVRTWDRERNAVQTFTNSELKFGYRDSILKRTTVNGSPRYVVLTVEFQLPLGRMSAPIRYAELARSLGVEVGKRAYANDVRREVLRLRASKGMVWDGADRDTYSTGSFFTNPIVSADVADTLPESAPRYPAGQDGRVKLSAAWLIDQAGFGKGFGLEPDGVAGGRASLSTKHTLAITNRGSASAADMVAVAREVRAGVERRFGIQLHPEPLLIGLDL comes from the coding sequence GTGACTCCCACCCTGCTTTCCTCCCTGACCACCTCCGCCGTCGGCGGCCCCGCCGGCAAGTTCATCGAGGCCCGGACCGAGGCAGAGATCATCGATGCCGTCCGGACCGCAGATGCGGCCGGCGAGCAGGTTCTGATCATCAGCGGCGGGTCAAACCTCCTGGTGTCCGACGACGGGTACCCCGGGACCGTCGTCAAAATCGCCTCGGAGGGGTTCACGGTCAACGCGGAGGACTCGTGCGGGGGAGTGGCAGTAGTGGTGCAGGCTTACCATAACTGGGACAAGCTCGTGGAGCATGCGGTCCGCCACGCGTGGTCCGGGATCGAGGCCTTGTCCGGCATCCCGGGTTCAACGGGTGCCACCCCGGTCCAGAATGTGGGGGCTTACGGCGCCGAAGTGTCCCAGACCATCGCGGCCGTCCGCACGTGGGACCGCGAACGCAATGCCGTCCAGACCTTCACCAATTCCGAGTTGAAGTTCGGCTACCGGGACTCCATCCTCAAGCGCACCACCGTCAACGGCTCGCCCCGGTACGTGGTCCTTACCGTCGAGTTTCAGCTGCCGCTCGGACGGATGAGCGCTCCCATCCGCTACGCCGAACTGGCCCGCTCCCTGGGCGTGGAGGTGGGCAAGCGTGCCTACGCCAATGACGTCCGCCGGGAAGTGCTACGGCTGCGCGCCTCCAAGGGCATGGTGTGGGACGGCGCCGACCGCGATACCTATTCCACCGGTTCCTTCTTCACCAACCCCATCGTCTCGGCGGACGTGGCGGACACGCTGCCGGAATCGGCACCGCGCTATCCGGCAGGCCAGGACGGACGGGTGAAACTTTCCGCGGCGTGGCTGATCGACCAGGCAGGGTTCGGCAAGGGCTTTGGTCTGGAACCGGACGGTGTGGCCGGCGGCCGCGCATCCCTGTCCACCAAGCACACGCTGGCCATCACCAACCGTGGTTCCGCCAGCGCCGCTGACATGGTGGCGGTGGCACGGGAGGTGCGGGCCGGCGTCGAACGCCGTTTTGGCATCCAGCTGCATCCTGAACCGCTGCTCATCGGCCTGGACCTGTAG
- a CDS encoding sugar MFS transporter yields the protein MTTSAGTTATAGQVTAWRNAVVVAYGASGLAFASWVSRLPAIRDTLDLTPGNIGVILLCMTLGSFASVSASGLIVLRLGSKRTIRTGSIMVGAGLLTAGFGTTVLASPVATAIGLAIIGLGTGSWNTASNVEGAAVERAVGRHIMPRLHGAFSLGTVAGAGLGAVAAAVSLPVFWHLAAAGAVVAVSVATAASWFRADVTPVAGERSYSPDTFEDPSTGPIPVITPGTASGDAPLDNKRKIARAWRDRRTLLLGVLVLGLALAEGAAGDWVALALADGHGQSDAAGADGYGLFVTFMTIGRFAGTVLLDRFGRVPVMRWCAALAVLGLGVFVFAPVPWLAYVGLALWGLGASLGFPVGMSAAADDPAKAAARVSVVSTIGYGAFLCGPPLLGLLAEHVGILHSLLAVMVMLAVSFVLSPVARKLH from the coding sequence TTGACCACTTCTGCAGGAACCACCGCAACGGCCGGGCAGGTCACTGCCTGGCGAAACGCCGTCGTGGTGGCCTACGGCGCCAGCGGCCTTGCCTTTGCCTCCTGGGTGTCCCGGCTGCCCGCTATCCGGGACACGCTGGACCTCACCCCGGGCAACATCGGCGTCATCCTGCTGTGCATGACGCTGGGATCCTTTGCCTCCGTGTCTGCTTCAGGGCTGATCGTGCTGCGGCTGGGCTCCAAGCGGACCATCCGGACAGGCAGCATCATGGTGGGTGCAGGCCTGCTGACGGCGGGTTTTGGCACAACCGTGCTGGCAAGCCCGGTGGCAACCGCGATCGGCCTGGCCATCATTGGCCTGGGCACCGGAAGCTGGAACACGGCGTCCAACGTTGAAGGTGCCGCGGTGGAACGCGCGGTGGGCCGGCACATCATGCCGCGGCTCCACGGGGCCTTCAGCCTGGGAACGGTGGCAGGCGCGGGGCTGGGGGCCGTTGCCGCCGCGGTGTCCCTGCCGGTGTTCTGGCACCTTGCGGCGGCAGGGGCGGTGGTGGCGGTTTCGGTAGCAACGGCCGCGTCCTGGTTCCGTGCCGACGTCACCCCGGTGGCGGGGGAGCGCAGTTACTCCCCGGATACCTTCGAGGACCCCAGTACCGGGCCGATTCCCGTGATCACTCCAGGAACCGCCTCCGGCGACGCCCCGCTGGACAACAAGCGCAAGATCGCCCGGGCATGGCGGGACCGGCGGACCCTGCTCCTGGGTGTCCTGGTGCTGGGCCTCGCCCTGGCCGAAGGCGCGGCAGGGGACTGGGTGGCCCTTGCCCTGGCCGACGGCCACGGGCAGAGCGATGCTGCCGGTGCCGACGGCTACGGGCTGTTCGTCACGTTTATGACCATCGGGCGTTTTGCCGGGACGGTGCTGCTGGACAGATTCGGCAGGGTTCCCGTGATGCGCTGGTGCGCTGCACTGGCTGTGCTGGGACTGGGCGTCTTCGTCTTTGCGCCGGTGCCGTGGCTTGCCTACGTCGGGCTCGCACTGTGGGGCCTGGGAGCATCTCTCGGCTTCCCGGTGGGCATGTCCGCCGCTGCCGACGATCCCGCCAAGGCCGCGGCCCGGGTCTCGGTGGTGTCCACGATCGGCTACGGCGCGTTCCTGTGCGGGCCGCCGCTGCTCGGCCTGCTGGCCGAACACGTGGGCATCCTGCACTCACTCCTCGCCGTGATGGTGATGCTCGCTGTGAGCTTCGTGCTGTCCCCGGTGGCCCGGAAGCTCCACTAG
- a CDS encoding MaoC family dehydratase produces the protein MSPSFNELSAGQEIGSRTIEVTRTDLVKYAGASGDFNPIHWNEAFATGVELPGVIAHGMFTMGSAVQLVTDWAGDPAAVVDFQTRFTKPVLVTDTTGTGQPGATIEVSGTIGKLDADAGTARVDLTVVSAGQKVLMKAQALVKLS, from the coding sequence ATGAGCCCCAGCTTCAATGAACTCAGCGCCGGCCAGGAAATCGGCAGCCGCACCATCGAGGTCACGCGCACCGACCTGGTCAAGTACGCCGGCGCCTCCGGGGACTTCAACCCCATCCACTGGAACGAGGCCTTCGCCACCGGCGTGGAACTGCCCGGTGTCATCGCGCACGGCATGTTCACCATGGGCTCGGCCGTCCAGTTGGTGACTGACTGGGCAGGCGACCCGGCCGCCGTCGTCGATTTCCAGACCCGCTTCACCAAGCCGGTCCTGGTGACCGACACCACCGGAACCGGCCAGCCCGGGGCCACCATCGAGGTCAGCGGCACCATTGGAAAGCTCGACGCGGATGCGGGCACCGCGCGCGTCGACCTCACCGTTGTCTCCGCCGGGCAGAAGGTCCTGATGAAGGCCCAGGCCCTCGTCAAGCTGTCTTGA